ATCTACCAGTACAGAATTCATTTCCTGCATATTCTTCTCCTGAATGGAGAAGACAGCTCTGTTAGTCATTGTGCTGACTACAAAAATTAAAATAGCAACGGAAATGACCACACCCAAAGTGATAATCCCGCCAACCCTACTGTTGAGACTATTGAACTTCATTTACCTCTCCTTAGCCATAGAATAAAACACCGTTAATTAAAATTTAAATACCATTGCCCGTGCATGGAATAAAATCAAGAATTTTCAACGGCCGACTAAGAATAGTAACATTAAGCTATGCGGCAATTATTTTTTACATCGAATAAAAAACGTAAGATCAATCATTTTTGACCCTGTTTGCATTATATTTATCTATTGTCTCGGAAATTCTCCCAAGCATCTCTCCACGCTCCTGTGCAACTTTCTTCCACTTCTTTTTCTCACTTTTAATGGCTTCAATTGTATGCAGCAGATCCTGTATCGTATCGGCGGGATACCCGAGTTTTACATAGTCTCCTCTGCGTAATTCCTCATCATTGCGCTGGCGCAGGGCTTTAAGCTGTGTTGCTGTCAGTATCATAAAATTTTCCTTGAATTCTTCATGTTAAACATGGTTGGAGGCATCGCCACTATACCCATTAGGCGATCATAAAAAAAGGGGCGGATTCACGTCCGCCCCTTTAATAGAGATACTGTATGGAATAAACTGATTACGAGCAGGCGCAGGAAGTACGGCTGTACTCGGTACGTTCTTTGTACTCTTCCTGTTTTCCCTTGTTCCAGCGGCTGACAGGACGATAGTAACCGACAATTCTGGTATAAACTTCAGCTTCTTTACCGCATTCCGGGCATTCAAAATGCTCACCGTAAATGTAACCATGATCTTCGCAGACTGAGAAAGTAGGCGTAACCGAGATATAAGGAATCTTGGTATTGGTCATAGCTTTGATAATGAAGTTTTTAAGCGCGGTGGTATCAGCAACAGCCTCGCCAAGGAAAGTATGGAATACTGTTCCACCGTTATACAGAGTCTGCAACTGGTCCTGATGCTTGAGAGCATAGACAACATCCTCAGTGATACCTACAGGCAGCAGAGTGGAGTTTGTGTAATAAGGATCTGTTGTTCCGGAAGTCTGAATGTCCGCATAAAGGGATTTATCAATCTTTGCCAGACGATAGCAGGTTCCTTCACCGGGAGTTGCTTCAAGGTTGAAAAGGTTGCCGGTTTCTTCCTGAAATTTAACGCTGAGTGAACGCAGGTGATTGAGAACACGGGTCATCAGCCTGAGTCCGGCATCGGTTTCAATACCCTTTCCAAGCAGGTTCAGGCATGCTTCGTTACCACCGATCAGGCCGATGGTGCTGAAATGACCTTTAAATCCGTTCTTGAGATAACGTTTTGTGAACGGGAACATTCCACTTTCAAGATTTGCTGTAACGAGTTTACGTTTATATTCAAGCGAATCTTTAGCCAGAGTTGCGTATTCTGCAATCAGATCCAGAAAATCTTCTTCACCCTGAGCAAGATAAGCCAGCTTGGGCAGATTCAGGGTAACAACACCGATAGAACCGGTAAGATCTCCGGAACCGAACAGTCCGCCTGTTTTTTTGCGAATCTCACGCAGATCCATCTGTAGACGGCAGCACATGGAGCGGACATCCTCAGGGTTAAGATCTGAATTAATGAAGTTCTGGAAATATGGAGCACCATATTTGGCAGTCATTTTAAGAAGCAGTTCGCCTACTTCCGACTCCCACGGAAAGTCCGGGGTAACGTTATATGTAGGAATCGGGAAAGAGAAAATACGGCCGTCGCTGTCACCTTCAAGCATGACTTCGACAAAAGCCTTGTTGAACATTTCCATTTCCTCGGCGTATTCACCGTAAGTAGTATCCTGCAGCTCACCGCCGATAATTACAGGTTCTTTGGCAATATGCTTGGGAGGAACCATATCCAGAGTGAAGTTGGTGAAAGGACTCTGACCGCCCCAGCGTGAAGTGGTGTTCAGGTTGAAGATAAGCTTCTGAACCATCTGTTTGACCTGATCGTAATCAAGACCGTCATGACGGATGAAAGGAGCAAGATAGGTATCAATATTATTGAAAGCCTGTGCGCCGGCCCATTCATTCTGGAGGGTTCCAAGAAAGTTCACAATCTGTCCGCAGGCGGAATCAAAGTGCCTTGCAGGACCGGAAGAACAACGGCCGCGAAGTCCGAATCCTTCTAGCAGGAGGTCACGCAGAGACCAGCCGGCACAATAACCGGCAAGGCCGAAGGAGAGATCATGAATATGAAAATAGCCGTGCTCGTGGGCCATTCTGATTTCTTCAGGATATTTTTCAAGGCAGTAGCGGGCCTGAACAGCTCCGGACATGTGCAGCATCAATCCCTGAAAGGAATGGCCCATGTTGGAGTTTTCATTTACACGCCAGTCGGAACGATCAAGATAACTTTCTATTGTTCCTGCTATATCAAGATATGTTTCGTCCTGCTTACGCAGTTCACGACGTTTCTCACGGTAGATGATGTACCGTTCAGCAACGGAAAAAAGCCTTCCTTCCATAAGTACCAGCTGAACCATGTCCTGAACATGTTCCTGTTCCGGGACATCGACTCCTTCGAGTTTCTTTTCAACATTTCTGCCAAGTCTTTTGGCAAGGAGCGGATCTTTGATTCCGCTGGCTTTAAGAGCTTTGAAGATCGCATCTGAAATTCTTTCAGTGGACCATGTTTCTAATCTTCCGTCACGTTTGAGAATCTGTTTAGGCATTTTAATTTCCGTTTAAATGTTGTCCGCACAAAGGGGCCTACGGTATGCAATTAGGCGCATGAAACCACGGGTGCATATAAGGCACCCTGACAAGGTCAACCGAATGGACCGCTTTATGTGTGAATCGCGGCTGGCCCGGAAGGCTCATACCGCAGGACTGATTGCAGCCTCACCCCGAATCGCGGGGTTGTTGGCGTTTGTTGATTGACCCTCAGCCGGAAAAGGCTGAAGGATACTTCAGGCAGGAGTGCTGACTTTTCAGACATGCTGAAACACAGCGGCGGAACCGTACCGGATTTTAACCGGATTTCCTGTGGCGTCCTCATAAAGGTCTCCTGAAGGACAAATCGACTTCGCTCAATCTAGCAGAGGAAAAAACTTGTATCAATAGTCTCTAGAAATTTTCTTGAAACTTCCTTTTCAGCCCTTGCGGGAGTAAGGATGAAAAGGATTGAACAGACCTTTTCCACAGTTGTTCAAAAAGATGTTTATAAGTATATAGTCTCTTGATATTTAATAGATAAAAACCGACAAAATTATTTTTATACACAAAATCAATCTATTTTTTAGAACCACAATTATTATCATTTTATCTGCTTTGACCTAATTGTCCGGTCAGGATATTTATCGATAAGATAAAACATTCAACAATTAACAACCATCGACTTCGGAGATAACTTGATGCCAAGGTTGAACATCCGCCAGAAAATCATCTTCGCCATTATAACATTCACAGTTTGTTTCGGTTGTGTTGCTCTGCTTTCATTCTCCAACATGGGTCAACTCAAGACAAGCATAGCTCTGGTTGAAAAAACTGACGACATCGCGAATCTTGTTCTTGAACTCCGCCGGGTTGAAAAAAACTTTTTCCTTTATCAGGACAAACGCTTTTTCGCTCAGGCCGGTGGCTACATAAAACAGATTTCCGCTCTGCTGGACACAATCAGAGCTAAAAAAGAAATGAAATATGCCGCAATTCTTACAGCGAGAATGAAGGATGAGCTGCAAAATTACGATACCATAATTTCTAATATGGAATATTCGGCAAAAAACTTCAAAATTTTCCCTGCCAACAGTCAGGAAAATCTCCGTGAATGCGGAAAAACACTTGTTGAAACCGCTAAATCAATCTCAGCCAGTGAAAGACTGAAAATTTTCACTATTAATGAAAAACTCCGCACCAACCTCATGGTTTCCATGACCGGTGTTGCACTGATTATGGTTCTGCTCGTATTTTTCTTTTTCAAAAACATACTCAGACCGCTTAAACAGGTGCAAAACGCAACACGCAGAATAGCCTCAGGAACATTCAAGCCCCTTGAAATACATAATGACCATGATGAAATTCAGCAGGTATTCGCAGCACTCAACAGCATGGTTGAACAATTGAATAAAAGGCAGGAGCAACTGATACAGGCCCGCAAACTGTCTTCCATAGGAACACTGGCTTCGGGAATGGCACATCAGCTTAATAATCCACTTAACAATATTTCAACTTCCTGCCAGATTCTTATGGAAAACAAATCAGGAGAAGACCCGTTCGCCGATAAAATGATGAAGAATATCAGTCAGGAAACCTTAAGGGCCAGGGATATCGTTCAGGGACTGCTCGATTTTTCAAGGCAGAAAGATTATGCTCCTTCGAATTCAAGTCTTAGATTTGTGACTGAAAGAGTCGAAGGGCTTGTTTCAAGCCGGCTGCCTGCCAATATTAAACTGAACATAGACCTTCCGCAGGATATTACCATCCCGGTTGACGCCCAGCACATGCAGGAAGTTTTCATAAACCTTATTTTGAATTCAATTCAGGCCATTGAACCGGATCAAGGTGAAATAAGTGTCTCCGGATCAATCAAAGAAAGCGGCATTCAGATTCTGGTTAAAGATTCCGGTCAGGGCATGACCCCTGACGTTATGAGCCGCATCTTCGATCCGTTCTATACAACAAAAGAAGTCGGTCAGGGTACTGGACTGGGACTTTCCATCGCTTATGGAATTATTGAAAAAGCCGGCGGAAAAATACTTGTTTCAAGCATTGAGAATCAGGGTACAACTTTCACTATAAACCTACCCCTGA
The sequence above is drawn from the Maridesulfovibrio bastinii DSM 16055 genome and encodes:
- a CDS encoding ribonucleoside triphosphate reductase, encoding MPKQILKRDGRLETWSTERISDAIFKALKASGIKDPLLAKRLGRNVEKKLEGVDVPEQEHVQDMVQLVLMEGRLFSVAERYIIYREKRRELRKQDETYLDIAGTIESYLDRSDWRVNENSNMGHSFQGLMLHMSGAVQARYCLEKYPEEIRMAHEHGYFHIHDLSFGLAGYCAGWSLRDLLLEGFGLRGRCSSGPARHFDSACGQIVNFLGTLQNEWAGAQAFNNIDTYLAPFIRHDGLDYDQVKQMVQKLIFNLNTTSRWGGQSPFTNFTLDMVPPKHIAKEPVIIGGELQDTTYGEYAEEMEMFNKAFVEVMLEGDSDGRIFSFPIPTYNVTPDFPWESEVGELLLKMTAKYGAPYFQNFINSDLNPEDVRSMCCRLQMDLREIRKKTGGLFGSGDLTGSIGVVTLNLPKLAYLAQGEEDFLDLIAEYATLAKDSLEYKRKLVTANLESGMFPFTKRYLKNGFKGHFSTIGLIGGNEACLNLLGKGIETDAGLRLMTRVLNHLRSLSVKFQEETGNLFNLEATPGEGTCYRLAKIDKSLYADIQTSGTTDPYYTNSTLLPVGITEDVVYALKHQDQLQTLYNGGTVFHTFLGEAVADTTALKNFIIKAMTNTKIPYISVTPTFSVCEDHGYIYGEHFECPECGKEAEVYTRIVGYYRPVSRWNKGKQEEYKERTEYSRTSCACS
- a CDS encoding sensor histidine kinase, which translates into the protein MPRLNIRQKIIFAIITFTVCFGCVALLSFSNMGQLKTSIALVEKTDDIANLVLELRRVEKNFFLYQDKRFFAQAGGYIKQISALLDTIRAKKEMKYAAILTARMKDELQNYDTIISNMEYSAKNFKIFPANSQENLRECGKTLVETAKSISASERLKIFTINEKLRTNLMVSMTGVALIMVLLVFFFFKNILRPLKQVQNATRRIASGTFKPLEIHNDHDEIQQVFAALNSMVEQLNKRQEQLIQARKLSSIGTLASGMAHQLNNPLNNISTSCQILMENKSGEDPFADKMMKNISQETLRARDIVQGLLDFSRQKDYAPSNSSLRFVTERVEGLVSSRLPANIKLNIDLPQDITIPVDAQHMQEVFINLILNSIQAIEPDQGEISVSGSIKESGIQILVKDSGQGMTPDVMSRIFDPFYTTKEVGQGTGLGLSIAYGIIEKAGGKILVSSIENQGTTFTINLPLNRDS